One genomic segment of Plasmodium vivax chromosome 9, whole genome shotgun sequence includes these proteins:
- a CDS encoding hypothetical protein, conserved (encoded by transcript PVX_092375A) yields MKGTYVAPAHTEIEVKKHEYALVGVRILSIIATATYVLLFNLLTINFLTLGEEEKAKHGIGEEGKNILKDDQIFMNYYKAFSIINIVCGSFLILLNLLKIFSSFRVKCFCIKLFTCKKYIRLFSLHLDVLFICTIFLQNLENRTFFCNLENYLYWFEGYDKEDLFLNAGSNLCHMHNYAFVFPSVFIFLSLIEFLALYLNTDRAFRKKFFLFYIKLFSAYLYLALFYIFLKTKSFFKKTLAEYNIYDLNNFSDTVKIIIYSTQKHKNYYLQLLIVSTIVSAILFSLLSYYDLYGILRSCKFSLLVSILTNACTLIFVVSQVLYSSYLLEGNLFFCSYEEYLQMTQIQHGQAATTPIAPSNTTETRWFCNLSWFLYVYLSNNFVCLLTFIADFMLSAYMVFSTKYASKAV; encoded by the coding sequence ATGAAGGGAACGTACGTCGCGCCGGCACACACAGAGATAGAAGTTAAGAAGCACGAGTACGCTCTGGTAGGCGTCAGAATCCTGTCGATAATTGCAACCGCAACGTATGTCCTACTTTTTAACTTGCTAACGATCAACTTCTTAACactgggggaggaagagaaggcAAAACATGGCATaggagaagagggaaaaaacatCCTCAAGGATGaccaaatttttatgaattattacaAAGCATTTAGCATAATCAACATTGTATGTGgctcctttttaattcttctcaatttgttgaaaatattttcaagtTTTCGAGTAAAATgtttttgcataaaattattcaccTGCAAGAAGTACATAAGGCTGTTCAGCCTCCATTTGGacgtattatttatatgtaccatttttctgcaaaatttAGAAAATCGAACTTTTTTCTGTAACTTGGAAAATTACCTGTACTGGTTTGAGGGCTACGATAAAGAGGATTTGTTTCTCAACGCGGGAAGTAATTTATGTCACATGCATAACTATGCGTTTGTATTTCCATcagtttttatattcctatCGCTGATTGAGTTTTTGGCCTTGTACTTGAATACAGACAGAGCGtttcgaaaaaaattcttcctattttacataaaactATTTTCGGCGTATCTCTACCTAGCactgttttatatttttttaaaaacaaaatccttttttaaaaaaactctGGCagaatataatatttacgATTTGAACAATTTTAGTGACACTGTTaagataattatttattcaaCGCAGAAACATAAGAATTATTATTTGCAGCTGCTCATCGTGAGCACCATAGTTTcggccattttgttttccctgtTGAGCTATTACGATTTGTATGGAATTTTAAGATCGTGTAAATTTTCCCTCCTCGTTAGCATTTTAACAAATGCCTgcactttaatttttgtagTTAGCCAAGTATTATATTCCAGCTACCTACTTGAAGGAAACCTTTTCTTTTGCTCTTATGAGGAATACTTGCAGATGACTCAGATTCAGCATGGCCAGGCGGCTACGACTCCCATTGCTCCTTCCAATACGACCGAGACCAGGTGGTTCTGCAACTTGAGTTGGTTTCTTTACGTGTACTTATCAAATAACTTTGTCTGTTTGTTGACCTTCATTGCGGACTTCATGCTCTCTGCCTACATGGTCTTTTCCACCAAGTACGCCTCGAAGGCGGTGTGA
- a CDS encoding hypothetical protein (encoded by transcript PVX_092380A) translates to MMSPRALLLAVLCLYLHSWAAEAINLKLLMDGNTYTMLYESKKVKFSDLDILNIMFHSNQVKHCGNSVICYLLKISSTDIEKMNYVVRHIDISYNRPLKYENVYKIIGGVTSYGVTSMKITLFGVGSALKVEEGPEGDGGEGSSDKSSDKSSDGNGDISSDEEDNLMAMLRMNLLHDNTKKRKHIRREKTIDKLLSQLGDENQNITEAISMNNPLLQEIASKKNCIYYFSVVYTLVKVDDKGEKSTIDDAFKNEHRPMNVDQLNDVVKVFC, encoded by the coding sequence ATGATGTCCCCACGCGCGCTGCTCCTCGCGGTGCTCTGCCTGTACCTTCACAGCTGGGCCGCGGAAGCAATCAACCTGAAGCTCCTGATGGATGGAAACACATACACCATGTTGTACGAATCGAAAAAGGTGAAGTTTTCGGATCTAGACATCCTCAACATCATGTTCCATTCGAACCAAGTGAAGCACTGTGGCAACTCGGTCATTTGCTACCTTCTCAAAATATCATCCACAgatattgaaaaaatgaattacgTGGTTCGCCACATCGACATTTCGTATAACCGCCCCCTGAAGTATgaaaatgtgtataaaaTCATCGGGGGCGTGACTAGCTATGGTGTTACCTCCATGAAGATCACTTTGTTTGGGGTGGGGTCGGCCCTGAAAGTGGAGGAAGGACCGGAGGGCGACGGTGGTGAGGGGAGCAGCGACAAAAGCAGCGACAAAAGCAGTGACGGAAATGGCGACATTAGCAGCGACGAGGAAGACAACCTGATGGCGATGCTACGGATGAATTTATTACACGATAAcacgaagaaaaggaaacacaTAAGGAGGGAGAAAACCATCGACAAGCTGCTCAGCCAGTTGGGCGATGAAAACCAAAACATCACCGAAGCGATTAGCATGAATAACCCCTTGCTGCAAGAAATtgcttccaaaaaaaattgcatatattatttctccGTTGTTTATACTTTGGTGAAGGTAGACGataagggggaaaaaagcaccATCGATGATGcctttaaaaatgagcatAGGCCAATGAATGTCGATCAGCTCAACGATGTTGTTAAAGTGTTCTGTTAG
- a CDS encoding hypothetical protein, conserved (encoded by transcript PVX_092385A) — translation MKRALLVLPLCIKLLACLFFLPCCENVEAKNVKVELDGKVYTILYEPKKVKFSDLDPLKIMFHSNHVKHSGNSVIRYLVKLTSRDISKMDYVVRHVDISYDRPLKYEDSYKIIGGITSYGSTSLRITLFGTNSSSKNGCSSNLGVKNILRNGACAHVDEAAKPEEGHEKASSSGEFKSEHSEVATRRDPNKKATKSDHHVEKLLAKYKEDNADAVIKLCRNKMNEIASQKHCINYFTAHYTLVRVNKEGAKEPIQEKYKNEFPPIEVEKLKELVSVFC, via the coding sequence atgaagagggcGCTGCTGGTGCTACCACTATGCATTAAACTCCTAGCCTGCCTATTCTTCCTACCGTGCTGTGAAAATGTGGAggccaaaaatgtgaaggtaGAATTAGACGGAAAGGTGTATACCATTCTGTACGAACCAAAGAAGGTGAAATTCTCAGACCTCGATCCTCTTAAAATTATGTTCCACTCAAACCATGTGAAGCATTCCGGAAATTCGGTCATCCGTTATTTGGTCAAATTGACATCCAGAGATATAAGTAAAATGGATTATGTGGTCAGGCATGTGGACATCTCTTATGATAGACCACTGAAATATGAGGACAGTTACAAAATAATAGGAGGGATAACTTCCTATGGGAGTACCTCTTTAAGGATAACCCTATTTGGGACAAACTCGAGTAGTAAAAACGGATGTAGCAGCAACTTGGGCGTGAAAAATATTCTGCGAAATGGGGCCTGTGCGCATGTGGATGAGGCGGCTAAACCTGAGGAGGGCCATGAAAAGGCATCCTCTTCTGGGGAATTCAAAAGTGAACACAGCGAGGTGGCCACAAGAAGGGACCCAAACAAAAAGGCAACCAAAAGTGACCACCATGTAGAGAAGCTCCTTGCAAAGTACAAAGAAGATAATGCCGATGCAGTTATCAAGCTATGtaggaacaaaatgaacgaaattGCATCGCAAAAACATtgcataaattattttactgcTCATTATACTCTAGTTCGTGTAAATAAAGAAGGAGCTAAAGAACCTATTcaggaaaaatacaaaaatgagtTTCCGCCAATCGAAGTTGAAAAATTGAAGGAGTTGGTCAGCGTATTTTGctaa
- a CDS encoding hypothetical protein, conserved (encoded by transcript PVX_092390A) encodes MIFKRFFHKYPGGSKIKCYIEKKKKKRIGVSLFHQPPYSRNSKGVIDWRYSTPKSGHEYMYIYGENTIEITNLPTNRTNEYLQERLRKSLNKYGPLKIIRCLSHRNDPYINNNICYATFYNKKDMHKCMRNVNIRLPLSLQSKILKFKSLYNNKSNDYNYFFKQDHYNYSVINIALNLFKYLQNNKCILNVKDIYKHIFEYTFYPHKIITSGISVYKVFSSWALFLDFFDGLFLRVNEGTGAVFVCAKILDDQHLCVYLNNRLIELKKRTSASNSLYWRQDALQLPGEIESRLNNDHPKKLKEEMQLLSKTKDFYKIHDERHLFKLKLNKERKEKKR; translated from the exons ATGATATTCAAAAGGTTCTTTCACAAGTACCCCGGGGGGAGCAAAATCAAATGCTACAtcgagaaaaagaaaaagaaaagaatagGCGTCAGTCTGTTTCACCAGCCGCCGTACTCTAGGAACTCCAAGGGGGTCATCGACTGGAGATACAGCACACCCAAGTCTGG GCACGaatacatgtacatttacGGAGAGAATACCATCGAAATTACGAACCTGCCCACCAACCGAACGAACGAGTACCTCCAGGAAAGGCTACGAAAAAGCTTAAACAAGTATGgccctttaaaaataataaggtGCCTAAGTCACAGAAACGACCCATACATTAACAACAACATCTGCTACGCTACCTTTTACAACAAAAAGGACATGCACAAGTGCATGCGAAATGTGAATATACGACTGCCCCTATCTCTACAAAGCAAAATTCTAAAATTCAAAAGCCTTTATAATAACAAGTCGAACGATTACAATTACTTTTTCAAACAGGACCATTACAATTACAGTGTGATTAATATTGCCctgaatttatttaaatatttgcaaaataacaagtgcattttaaatgtaaagGATATTTACAAGCACATTTTTGAGTACACTTTTTACCcgcataaaattataacgTCGGGGATTTCTGTGTACAAAGTATTTAGCAGCTGGGCTCTTTTTTTGGACTTCTTTGATGGCTTATTTTTGAGGGTAAACGAAGGAACGGGTGCCGTTTTTGTTTGCGCGAAGATTCTGGATGACCAGCATTTGTGCGTCTACCTGAATAACCGGCTGATCGAGCTGAAGAAAAGGACCAGCGCGTCGAATTCGTTGTACTGGCGCCAGGACGCCCTGCAGCTCCCAGG CGAAATCGAGAGCAGATTAAACAACGACCACCCGAAAAAGCTCAAGGAGGAAATGCAGCTCCTTTCCAAGACGAAGGACTTCTACAA AATTCATGATGAGAGGCACCTATTCAAATTGAAGCTGAAcaaggagaggaaggagaaaaagaggTGA
- a CDS encoding hypothetical protein, conserved (encoded by transcript PVX_092395A) — MEKGGKRKMKDDGVGKDDHEGNEKKKKKSKVEAKPTNDKIHSCLNIHNNVLIKMVNENKRKFEKVDNVETMYRKIKASITSLNVASVQMDHYDSFIYYEKNKIDFLLPELDGIVNSSNIDVLKGLSELSFYPIYHETLRKRVIEWLAKDRGKKQTDKEDTENMSMSYWFSLNVLLTYLIYKNDEYSSYASLVHLNLLQGILKRFLTCSAYFNDKEMAKLKKVDSEDEKNEIEWTVLKNIFMALHESIEYLDVSNLVNINDKNCIFELIKFFLELVKKPLIRCIHILCINYLIKIVRRCYDLRLTYNINVELYDIGPEVNIFVKIVNIIFAKILLLLKETRVEESPYCVDQINHMNGLIILFFTNVVNSCIRVIIPQVLFNEKLKRDYLSAREGTSAAETPVCFEDQVVANACNPVFSFIEIFIINNHDRIERNLFLDLIKSLVKLCRKIESKYNVMRIICDEYMLFVKGDDNKKRDARFLDKNYLRARKISRKRIDSSASFTLEDDCSSSVCSESEGECSEGEDASDAEDAADPADTGDTAENAQTAESAETGEEQPPPERHKKTKAKTNKWAAKNRIQNKRKSTLVVDQKSYSITYESVMVRYLNILIKYINCEKYQIRAIILDLFLALMKKKKTNKNESIFLKLCKLFLERLEDPNMVVKAKALSILVTLTSKKYHDNNALVYKFIFNKTKEKINMYRIISANIFSHKSNIRKLTVQYIEAIFETLVGKKLSYKIFLLFISNYIYSLSLDAMSSVRRQVLLTVNNFFINASEDVYVAKMWLSIIFAAVTDIEETVKDEAISLFLNTFIKPSFQCPILKVSEKRIKDVLAKNGLTYFRATRQPWSLSLSGHRHPGDAGKAVGEDAGEAVCEDAGEAVCEDAGEAVCEDAGEAVCEDAGEAVCEDAGEAVCEDAGEAVCEDAGEAVCEDAGEAVCEAARRERGSASARGDPESTKEKSKGEKKDNRDECDKNNDGVLLLIETWKTHFGEDITNYFLTLLRTMTKYDLQNFNLIIFCLRRKKNNSLEEFISLLNSFMYNLRYFSIKMWNIFLLDFVIELSKEYRHSVDISNVLFLLSRCYRVYLLSAPAGGPAHMDSGVSDIGGVGGDGNEMGGANAGVDRPREEPGDHVLTREDLLDEVNNCGKGVLKNIMLKLFTIVYNLLDTIEELNEDFMKNLEHAIFHFNCPLCLIYIILNILIKKKKDNVSEFIDKLKYKICFFFEIVESVPHDMVFCNILITFIFLMKHFKKGEMMPFLTTVSQKLKKIYDQAVANGADDNNSSSNNNSNNNSIMVRNCIYLTQSVLLIDKGVNLRNDLFLSIERDLKNGNTSMNILNNLIILTYYMIINFGSSCNKFVYILLRFFKHENSFIRYLSFYMISKLISEDYIKFSNHFFFAFLYLLADKNETIQKQSLSVFKHILLIYNKANLINYIIEFIFVLNNFYHFKLSKHLANIGNSYEIKDKKDRYTIYNFLLENLNNSEKFSLQQKLINDYLIQYVYNYDNFYFCEEDMNEKKNGNKRNVIPLNDEDSEGAVLQDVLNILSSKLMKIKIKKDFTKLEEKNKNLKFKNVENSVKVLNDLMKNILKKNTLPILLSLRAIMLKAKSFFYKHINNLIIYLCMDYRDALDDLIPELHVKNELANDLQNFTYVDLIQLHTDQDDPFRKNNKVVNINVNFLELSQNQVIEENREREHQLEMEKRSAADYQRSDSESDYDEVHNVLHGIHDARGGSSRKKRGRGRRK; from the exons atggaaaagggcggcaagagaaaaatgaaggacGACGGCGTCGGCAAAGATGACCACGAAGGCAacgagaaaaagaaaaaaaaaagtaaagtgGAAGCGAAACCCACAAACGATAAGATCCACAGCTGCCTGAACATTCACAACAATGTGCTGATAAAAATGGTTAACGAGAACAAACGGAAATTTGAAAAAGTGGACAATGTGGAGACTATGTACAGAAAGATAAAGGCAAGCATTACTTCGCTCAACGTGGCAAGTGTGCAAATGGACCACTACGATTCGTTTATTTACTacgaaaagaacaaaatcgaCTTCCTCCTTCCCGAGTTGGACGGAATAGTCAATTCGTCCAACATAGATGTCCTCAAGGGCCTAAGCGAGTTATCCTTTTATCCGATTTACCACGAAACG CTGAGAAAAAGAGTAATCGAATGGCTAGCCAAAGACcgtgggaaaaaacaaaccgACAAGGAAGACACCGAGAATATGAGCATGTCCTACTGGTTTAGCCTGAACGTTTTGCTGACGTATctgatttacaaaaatgacgAGTACTCCAGTTATGCCTCCCTGGTTCACCTGAATTTGTTGCAG GGAATCCTCAAGCGGTTCCTGACTTGCTCCGCCTACTTCAACGACAAGGAAATGGCGAAACTGAAGAAGGTGGACAGCGAGGATGAGAAAAATG AAATCGAGTGGACCGTCCTAAAAAACATATTCATGGCTCTGCACGAAAGCATAGAATACCTAGATGTAAGCAACTTGGTCAACATAAACGACAAAAATTGCATCTTCGAGCTGATCAAATTTTTCCTCGAGTTGGTAAAGAAGCCACTAATCCGTTGCATCCACATATTATGTATTAACTACCTAATAAAGATAGTGAGGAGATGTTACGACTTGAGACTGACTTACAACATCAACGTGGAGCTGTATGACATCGGCCCGGAGGTTAACATCTTTGTCAAAATAgtgaatataatttttgcaaagatATTGCTACTCTTGAAGGAGACAAGGGTCGAAGAGAGTCCATACTGTGTGGATCAGATCAACCACATGAACGGATtaatcattttgtttttcacaaACGTTGTGAATAGTTGCATTCGGGTGATCATTCCTCAAGTGCTGTTTAACGAGAAGCTGAAGAGGGACTACTTGTCTGCCCGGGAAGGGACTTCAGCTGCGGAGACCCCAGTGTGCTTCGAGGACCAGGTCGTGGCCAACGCGT gcAACCCCGTGTTCTCCTTCATcgaaatatttatcattaacAACCATGACCGGATCGAAAGGAACCTTTTTCTGGACTTAATCAAATCGCTAGTCAAGCTGTGCAGGAAAATCGAAAGCAAATACAACGTCATGCGAATCATATGCGATGAGTACATGCTGTTCGTTAAGGGGGACGACAACAAGAAGAGAGATGCCCGCTTTTTGGACAAGAACTACTTAAGGGCCAGGAAAATCAGCAGGAAGAGGATCGACTCCAGTGCGTCGTTCACGCTGGAGGATGACTGCAGCTCGTCCGTGTGCTCCGAGTCGGAGGGGGAGTGCAgcgagggggaagacgcGAGTGACGCGGAGGACGCGGCAGACCCGGCAGACACTGGCGATACCGCCGAAAACGCTCAAACCGCCGAAAGCGCCGaaacgggggaggagcaACCCCCTCCAGAGCGCCACAAAAAGACGAAGGCGAAGACGAACAAATGGGCAGCGAAGAATCGGATACAAAACAAGAGAAAGTCCACCCTCGTAGTGGATCAAAAAAGCTACTCCATCACGTACGAGTCAGTGATGGTGAGGTACCTGAACATcctcataaaatatatcaactGCGAAAAGTACCAAATAAGGGCCATCATTCTGGACCTCTTTTTAGCcttgatgaagaaaaaaaaaacgaacaaaaatGAGTCCATTTTCTtgaaattatgtaaattatttttagagAGGCTAGAAGACCCTAACATGGTTGTCAAGGCAAAGGCACTATCCATTTTGGTCACCTTAACGAGCAAAAAGTACCATGACAATAATGCACTCGtgtacaaatttatatttaacaaaacgaaggagaaaattaaCATGTACAGAATAATTTCggcaaatatttttagtCATAAAAGTAATATACGCAAATTGACGGTGCAATATATAGAGGCCATTTTCGAAACGTTAGTAGGGAAAAAACTGAGCTATAagatatttttactttttatttccaattATATCTATAGTTTGTCCCTAGACGCCATGTCATCTGTGAGGAGACAAGTTCTGCTGactgttaataatttttttatcaatgcAAGTGAGGATGTGTATGTGGCCAAAATGTGGCTGTCCATCATCTTCGCAGCTGTGACGGATATAGAAGAGACGGTCAAAGATGAAGCCATTTCGCTTTTCTTAAATACATTCATAAAACCTTCTTTTCagtgccccattttgaaggtGAGCgagaaaagaataaaagaCGTTTTGGCCAAAAATGGACTCACGTATTTTAGGGCAACTCGTCAGCCGTGGTCGCTCTCCCTAAGTGGGCACCGCCATCCTGGGGATGCCGGGAAAGCGGTTGGTGAAGATGCTGGGGAAGCGGTTTGCGAAGATGCCGGGGAAGCGGTTTGCGAAGATGCCGGGGAAGCGGTTTGCGAAGATGCCGGGGAAGCGGTTTGCGAAGATGCTGGGGAAGCGGTTTGCGAAGATGCCGGGGAAGCGGTTTGCGAAGATGCTGGGGAAGCGGTTTGCGAAGATGCCGGGGAAGCGGTTTGCGAAGATGCCGGGGAAGCGGTTTGTGAAGCTGCTCGTCGCGAGAGGGGGTCGGCGTCTGCCCGGGGAGACCCCGAATCgacgaaggaaaaaagcaaaggcGAAAAGAAGGATAACCGAGACGAGTGTGACAAAAACAACGACGGGGTGCTACTCCTCATAGAGACTTGGAAGACCCACTTCGGTGAAGACATAACGAACTACTTCCTCACCCTGTTGAGGACGATGACCAAATACGACCTGCAGAATTTCAACCTGATCATTTTTTGCCTCAGGCGGAAGAAGAATAACAGCCTGGAAGAATTCATCAGCCTGCTGAACTCCTTTATGTACAACCTGCGCTACTTCTCCATCAAGATGTGGAACATTTTCCTGCTCGATTTCGTCATAGAGTTGTCCAAGGAGTACCGGCACAGCGTGGACATCTCGAATGTGCTCTTCCTCCTGAGCAGGTGCTACAGGGTGTACCTGCTGAGCGCGCCCGCGGGGGGGCCCGCCCACATGGATAGCGGGGTTAGCGAtattggcggtgttggcggtgaTGGCAACGAAATGGGCGGGGCGAACGCGGGCGTGGACCGCCCACGCGAGGAGCCCGGCGACCACGTCCTCACGCGGGAGGACCTGCTAGACGAGGTGAACAATTGCGGCAAGGGGGTCCTAAAAAACATCATGCTGAAGCTTTTCACCATCGTCTATAACTTACTAGACACGATAGAAGAGCTGAATGAagattttatgaaaaatttggAGCACgccatttttcatttcaatTGCCCTCTGTGTCTAATCTACATCATTTTGAACATCCTgattaagaagaaaaaagacaaCGTGAGCGAATTTATTGACAAGCTAAAATATAagatttgcttcttcttcgaaATTGTAGAATCTGTTCCTCACGACATGGTCTTCTGCAACATTTTAATCACGTTCATATTTCTGATGAAGCATTTTAAGAAGGGGGAGATGATGCCGTTTTTGACCACAGTTAGCCAGAAGCTGAAAAAAATCTACGACCAGGCAGTGGCCAACGGGGCAGACGacaacaacagcagcagcaacaacaacaGCAACAATAACAGCATTATGGTGAGGAACTGCATCTACCTAACCCAAAGCGTTTTACTAATCGACAAGGGGGTGAACCTCAGAAACGATTTATTCTTAAGCATCGAaagggatttaaaaaatggcaacacCTCCATGAACATCCTCAACAATCTAATCATCCTGACGTACTACATGATCATAAATTTCGGAAGCTCATGCAACAAATTTGTGTACATCCTGTTGCGCTTCTTCAAACACGAAAATAGTTTCATCCGTTATTTGTCCTTTTACATGATTTCTAAATTGATTTCCGAGGATTACATAAAGTTTAGcaaccattttttcttcgcatTTTTGTACCTCCTGGCGGATAAAAACGAAACGATACAGAAGCAGTCCCTGTCCGTTTTTAAACACATCCTTTTGATATACAACAAGGCGAATCTGATCAACTACATCATTgagttcatttttgtgcTCAACAACTTTTACCATTTCAAGCTCAGCAAGCATTTGGCCAACATCGGCAATAGCTACGAAATAAAGGACAAGAAGGACCGATACACCATTTATAACTTCCTACTGGAAAACCTAAACAACAGTGAGAAGTTCTCTCTCCAACAGAAGCTCATTAATGATTACCTAATACAGTatgtttataattatgataatttttacttttgcgAAGAGGACAtgaatgagaaaaagaacGGGAACAAGCGAAATGTGATCCCCTTGAATGATGAAGATAGTGAAGGAGCAGTCTTACAGGATGTCCTAAATATCCTTTCATctaaattaatgaaaattaaaataaaaaaagatttcaccaaattggaggaaaagaacaaaaatctcaaatttaaaaatgtggagaaTAGTGTTAAAGTTCTTAACGatttgatgaaaaatattttaaaaaaaaataccctccccattttgctatcCCTGAGGGCTATTATGCTTAAGGCGAAATCTTTTTTCTACAAGCATATAAACAATTTGATTATTTACCTCTGTATGGATTATCGAGATGCGCTCGATGACCTAATCCCCGAGCTCCACGTCAAAAATGAGCTCGCCAACGATTTGCAAAATTTCACCTACGTGGATTTGATTCAACTGCACACTGATCAGGATGACCCCTTCCGCAAGAACAACAAAGTCGTGAACATCAACGTGAACTTTCTCGAGCTCTCTCAGAATCAGGTCATCGAGGAGAACCGGGAACGCGAACACCAGCTCGAGATGGAGAAAAGGTCCGCTGCCGACTACCAGCGCAGCGACAGCGAAAGCGATTACGACGAGGTGCACAATGTGCTGCACGGGATTCACGACGCTCGCGGGGGCTCCTCCAGGAAGAAGCGCGGGCGAGGCAGGCGCAAATAG
- a CDS encoding hypothetical protein (encoded by transcript PVX_092400A), with protein sequence MVQNLKVKVKKNKITERKNKSKKAKKNKEKIDVKSLRKKSKLVKIDKIEEMAKKMCASTNNNLKFLKTNEAKKK encoded by the exons ATGGTGCAGAACTTAAAGGtcaaggtgaagaagaataaGATCACGGAACGGAAAAACAAGTCGAAGAAGGCCAAAAagaataaggaaaaaattgacgtCAAAAGTTTGAGGAAG aaGAGCAAGCTGGTCAAGATAGACAAAATTGAGGAAATGGCCAAGAAGATGTGCGCCTCCACAAACAACAACCTCAAGTTTTTGAAGACAAACGAGGCCAAGAAGAAGTAA
- a CDS encoding hypothetical protein, conserved (encoded by transcript PVX_092405A), giving the protein MNEKIPDLIVGHEKKEKERLRRTRRKKNANDYIHSRGNYSFIYFLFLHNKNNPIEITTNNFDVLKGEISEIKKYPSNNKLKGVILTNVIKEGSIDKCTFKKAYISLANIRFCVPIGSHGNAKLPGREKTLSSVIINGYKNLMVNEIYEKFKKIGG; this is encoded by the coding sequence ATGAACGAGAAAATCCCAGACCTGATTGTGGggcacgaaaaaaaggaaaaggagaggcTACGGAGaacgagaaggaaaaaaaacgccaacGATTACATACACAGTAGGGGCAACTACAGCTTTAtatacttcctttttttacataataaaaataaccccATTGAAATTACAACCAACAATTTCGACGTTTTAAAAGGCGAAATtagcgaaataaaaaaataccccaGTAACAACAAACTAAAGGGAGTCATCCTTACGAACGTCATAAAAGAGGGCTCCATCGACAAATGTACTTTTAAGAAGGCCTACATTTCCTTGGCGAATATTCGCTTCTGCGTACCTATTGGTAGCCATGGGAACGCAAAGTTACcggggagggagaagacACTCTCCAGCGTCATTATCAACgggtataaaaatttaatggtGAATGAGATATAcgaaaagtttaaaaaaattggggggtAG